The Paenibacillus sp. FSL H7-0357 nucleotide sequence AAAATGTGTTATAAAAAATTCCCCGGAGGAAAATACGCACGATTCACACACACTGGAAAGGTACACTCATTGTTTCAAAGTTATCAGTATATCTGGGGAGCTTGGCTGTCTGCAAGCGATGTAGAACTGGCTGCCAGGGATGATTTCGAATGCTATTCTGAACGGTTTCTAGGCGCGGATAACCCCGAATCTCAGATTGATATTTATTTTCCGATAAAATAATTAATCAGTGTCCATCTATCCCGGGGATTCATCATGAATTCTGATGCGATGGCTACGACTAGATCTTTTTCTGGAATACAGCAAATGACATTGCCGCCATCTCCCATTGCTAAGTATGCAGAAATTCCATCCTCTTGGCGTAACCACCATAGGTAGCCGTACTTATTAGGGTTCATTGCTGTGGATTCGCGGGTCCATGCACCCGAAACAACCTCATGTTCGTCCCAAATGCCACCGTTCAGATATAGGAGACCAAAACGTGCCATATCACGGGGACTTAGTGTAAGTCCCCATCCTCCTGTGGAGTTACCGTTCGGATCTGCAACCCATCCCCTCACATTTTCCCCAAATAGATCCTCAAAGCCGAACGATTTCATTTTATAATCCGGAATTTCTTTCATCCCGATGGGTTTAAATAAACATTCGTTGGCAAACTCACGGGCACTTTTCCCTGTGCTGCGGGTGAGGATGGCGGAAAGCAGATGCGCCCCTGCGGTGGAGTACTTAAAGGTTCCAATACTACCTTGTTGGCCGAGAATATCCAAAGTGTATTTTACCCAGTCAGGCTGCATGCACATCTTGTCGAGCGGTTCTTGCCAGTCCTCAAATGAATAGGGAGCTGTCATCGTGAGTAGATGGCGTATACTGACTTCTTGTTTCTGCTTATCAGCCGCACCTTGAGCATATTCGGGGAAAAAATCGAGCACCTTCTGGTCTACATTGCGAATATATCCTGCATCTATGGCAATGCCAACGAGAGCAGATATGACACTTTTCGTTACAGAGGCTACATGGTGCGTATCCTCCGGGCCATAGCCGTTATAATAGTTTTCATAAGCCATGTATCCGTTTCTCACAACAACAATACCGTTTATATTGCTGTACTCCGATTTAATGATTGGATCAAGCGCTGTAAGCTTCTCAGCATCCTTCCTCAAGGTTGCCGGGTCTGGGGCTTGCAGCCATTCTGAAGTGGGCCAGTAGTTTCTTTGCATGATAGACACCTCTCTACAAGACGTTTTTAAATTTTCTTTACAGGAAAATATATCTCGGTAACGTGATCCTCAGGACCGGTGCCTTGATAAGGGTCGGTTACATAAATTTCATAGGGTGATTTCACCATTACATAGCCCTCATTCTCTATCCATTCCCTCAGCTTGGCATAGACCGAAGTCAATTCCGAATATGATCCCTTTAAAACAGACTTCGCACACAGGCCTCCAGGCAGATTACGCGTTCCGTTTACCGTTTCTTTTACCGGGATGGCAAACTCGATATCATTGCTGGCCGGATTGTATTCAGCGCTGTGATAAATTGTCATTGGTGTACCCAGCGAGGTGAGTTTTTCAGTCGCAATCTTCTCATATAACCTGCTAAAATACTTTCCGTATCCAAAAGCATAGTCATCCCTGCTCATCATCTGACGCATATAAAGCATATTTATTGGCCGGGTTTCAACAAGTTGCACTTCAATATCGTCCATATAGGACATAATCGGCAGGCCCTTCTCTACATTTAAAATATCGTTGCTTATTTGTTGCAGTGTTTGTTCAAAAGCTTTCAGCTTGTCCTCTATTTCTCTTTTCTTGCGATCCAGGGCAGAACGAAGCTTCTCATCGGATTGATCCTCTTCCCAGTCCAGAAGAGCTTTGATTTCTTCCAGTGAAAAATGATAGGATTTCAAACGGTTGATAAAGAGCATCTTTTTAAGCTGCCTGATAGAATAATACCTATAGCCATTTTCCGGATTAATCTCATCAGGTTTAATTAATCCCATTTCATCATAATATCGGAGCGTTTTTGTAGATACTTCGCATATCTTCGAGAAGTCTCCAATCGAAAGCAAGCCGTCCCCTCCATTCCTTGTATTTGTATCCACTATGCACCTTCCCCTAAGGGCAAAGTCAACTACAAAATAATAAAGGCGCAGAGACCGGAATTAACGGCTTCTGCACCTCGTCAGTCTGAAATATTGCTTGCACCAGAGGTACATGCCGGGGCTGTCTCCCTGAATCCGCAGGAATTTGCGCATCACATGAAATGCAACCTTTTAGCCACTGGGAACGTTTGGTAGGTAACCCGGAGGTGTTCCTTATGAGAAAAGCAGCCTTGCTCGTTCTGTTGTTCACTCTGTTCCTGCCCGCCCCAAGCACATCAGCCTTATCCTGTGTACAACTGCTTTCCATGGAAGCGGCCTATGATACATACGATGGAGTCGTCATTGGACATGTGGAGGATGTCGTGCAAATCAGCTCCAACAACCAAATCCATATGACGGTAGTACGCAGTTTCAAAACGATCACGGAACCTTCCCTTGTCGTTGACGAAAATATGACTTGGGGTGCGATGAACGGCCCCAGCGAAGAAGGCAGTGATTATCTTTTTTTTCTGAGGCAAAAGGACGGCAAGTGGGAAAATCCGTTATGTTCCCCTTCCGTAAAGATTTCGGACGCCTACGTAGACCTGGAGTTTCTGAAGGATAAAGAAATCAGCATTTCCCCATCACCTAGTCCTACCGTGAGTCCAGCCGCTGAAAGTCCTTCGACTGCAAGTGCCGCCAATGCCGGTGCAGAACCAGCAGCCGGACAAGCTGGAGACAGCCGGCACCTCTGGATTGCTGCGGGGATAGCAGGTGTAGGCCTCATTACCGGATTGTTTCTTCTGCGCTATTTCAAGCGGAACAGGTAGCTTTTGCAGTTCTTCGACTGTAAAATTATCATCTTTATCAGGTTAATTGAAAATAGCGGTTGGCATTATGGTAGCAAATATCCTGAACGATGCCTCCAAGGAATGAAAGATCCCGCGGGGCCTCCCCGCTGGTCACCCAGCCGCCGATATGGTTGCACAGAATCCGGCGGAAATACTCATGACGTGTATAGGACAGGAAAGACCTCGAGTCTGTCAGCATCCCTACAAAGCAGCTGAGCAGCCCCAGATTGGATAAGGAAGTAATTTGTTTGATCATTCCGTCCTTCTGGTCGTTGTACCACCAGCCGGAGCCGAATTGAATCTTCCCTTTGACTCCTTCGCCTTGGAAAGACCCCGCCATCGCAGCCAGCACATCATTCTGCACTGCATTCAAATTGTAGAGAATGGTCCGGGGAAGCTCGCCGGTCCGGTCCAGCCCGTCGAGCAGCTTGTATAAGTTGTCCGCGTAGCTGCGGTCACCGATGATGTCGAAGCCCGTGTCCGGACCAAGCTCCCGGAACATCCGTGTGTTCGGATTGCGGATCGCACCGATATGCAGCTGCATCGCCCAGTCGTGGGCGGCATATTTGCGGCCCATGGCTAAGAACAACGCTGTTGCGTACTGATCGCATTCCAGTCTGCTCAAGGTCTCGCCGCTCAGCCGCTTGCTGAAGATCGTCTCCAGTACAGATGGCGGCGCCTCAGCATAAGGAAGGTGTGAGAAGCCATGGTCAGAGATCATACAGCCCTGCTGGTCAAAGTATTCAATTCGCTCCAGCAGCGCGCGTTCCATCAGTTCATAGGAGGTGATGGCATACCCTACGGTCTGCTCCAGGTTTGCTACATAACCCGGAAAGGACTCCGCTTCAATCAGCAGTGCCTTATCCGGCCGGAAGGTCGGCGTCACCCCGGTCTTGAACTCTTTGTCTCCGGCAATCTGCTCATGGTACCGCAGATCATCCACCGGATCATCCGTCGTGCAGATCCATTTCACCCTGGAACGGGTAATCAGCCCCCGGGCCGTGAAGCCGTCCTGGGCAATCAAGGTGTTGCAGTGGTCATAGATCTTCCGCCAGTTGTCCTGACTCAGCTGCTCCTCTACGCCAAAGTAAGCTTTCAGCTCCAGCGCCGACCAATGGTACAGCGGGTTGCCGACAGTATAGGGAAGCACCTCGCTCCACTTGGCAAACTTTTCTTCATCAGAGGCATTGCCGGTAATATATCTCTCTTCGATCCCGAATGTTCTCAGCGCACGCCATTTATAGTGGTCTCCACCCAGCCAGACCTCGGCAATATTATTGAAACGTTTATTGTCGGCAATGGCTTTCGGGTCCAGATGGCAATGATAGTCGATAATAGGCAGAGCTTCCGCATACTCATGATAGAGTATCCGGGCCTCCTCTGACTGCAACAGAAAATCCTCATGAATAAAAGGCTTCATCCTAATGCTCCTTTACCCTTATTTCAGGTATTTCTCCAATGTGCTCCGCACAGCTCCCGGGCCGGCCAGCATTTCAAGGAACATACCCTCAATCTTCTCCCCAAGGCCGATGTCATAGAGCCGAACACCAAAGAGCTGCCCGTCTTCAAGAATTGGCCGCACATTTACCGCGGTAGCTCCGAGTGAAACTCCCTGCAAATGTCCTTGCAGTACCTCAAGCAGCGGGTCCGGACTCAATGTGAAAGGTTTGCCTTCATCATCTACTCCAAGCAGATAGCGGCACCAGACGGCAATCGCCAGCGGGATGGCTGTCAGCTGCGCCGGATCAAGATCCTCCCGGCGGATATACGATTTAATGGTTTCTCCGAACCGTATGCCCACCTTCTGTGAGGTGTCGGTCGCGATCCGCTGCGGGGTATCAGGGATAAACGGATTGGCGAAGCGTTCTGTCAATACTTCGTCCAGGAACTGCTTTGGACTGAGAATCCCCGGATCCACAACGACCGGCAATCCCTCTTTGTAGCCGATGATTTCCACGAATTTACGCAGCGTATCATCCTTCATCTCATCGGCAATCAGGGTGTAGCCAAGCAGACAGCCGGATACGGCAAGCGCGGTATGCAGCGGATTGAGGCAGGTTGTTACCTTCATCGTCTCCACGTTGTTGACTGTATCGCGGTCGGTAAAGATAATCCCTGCTTCCTCCAGCGCCGGACGGCCATTCGTGAACTTGTCTTCAATCACCAGATATTCGCTGATCTCCGCGTTTACGAATGGGGCTGTATAGGTATTCTTGGAAGTGACGATGACATCCATATCGCCGATTCCCTGTTCCAGCAGCGCCGCTTGGACCGTTTCGGACGGGCGCGGCGTAATTTTGTCGATCATGGACAGCGGGAAGGCGATTAACCGCTCGTCCTCCAGATAAGTCACAAATCCTTCTTCGACAAGTCCCTTGCCGGCCCACTCTTTGGCAATGGTCACGACACCGTTCTTCAGCTTATCGCCATTGTGGGAGCAGTTGTCCATGCTGACAAAGGTCATCGGGTATTGGCCCTTCAGGTAGCGACGGTAGGCCAGGGAAGCCACGATGCTCATCGCATGCACCGGCTGCTCCGGCCCGCCTGCGATATCCTTTTCCACGATGCCGAGATACTGTCCGTTCGGGCCTGTCAGTGAGTAACCCTTCTCCGTAATGGTGAAGCTGGCCATCTGCAGGCTGGGATTCTCGAACACCTCCGTCAGACGGCGGTAATCCGCTTCACGGTTCTTGTCAGCTGCGATTCCCTCAACAATGCTGCTGACGATCTTTTTCTGGAAATCACCGCGTGCGTTCATCAGCACGAGCAGTGTCAGATTGTCGTATGGCTTGTAGACCTTATCGATCATCTCAAAATCGAACGTTTCCGCCGCGATGATCCCGGTGTCCGCTTTGGCGCTGTCCAGCAGCTTCTGGTGGGCATTCGCCACGAATCCGCGGAAGATGTTGCCTGCACCGAAATGAACCCATTCCGGCTTCGCCTGTGTATTCTTCGCCACTTGATCAAAGTCAAAGCGCGGAAGCTCTACACCCGCAGCCTTCCAGGCTGCTTCATCAGAGATACTGCTTCGGCTTAAGCGCAGCATTTAGTTCGCCCCCTTGACATTGTCAAGACTGTCCCATACGCCAAGGAGATACATGATGCCCATGGCTCTGTCATATAGGCCGTAACCCGGACGGCAGTTCTTCTCTTCGCCCCATAGATGCCGCCCGTGGTCCGGACGCACATAACCGGTATATCCATTCTCGTGATAGGCTTTGACGACTTCAGCCACATCCACACTGCCATCACGCCCGCGGTGCGACACCTCTATAAAGTCACCGTTCTCAAACACCTTCACGTTGCGGATATGGGCAAAATGAATACGGTCATGGAACTCGCGGATCATCGCCGGCAGGTCGTTCTCCGGATTCGTGCCCAGCGATCCTGTGCAGAAGGTGAGACCGTTGTAGGGACTGTCCACCAAATCCAGGAACCTGCGGATCATTTCCCGGTTGCGGATAATGCGCGGCAGGCCAAAGATCGGCCAGGCCGGATCGTCGGGATGGATCGCCATCTTGATGTCTACTTCCTCGCATACTGGAATAATGCGTTCCAGGAAGTATTTGAGGTTCTCGAACAGTTTATCTTCGGTCACATCTGCATAGGCTGCGAACAGCTCATCCAGCTTCGCCAGCCGCTCAGGCTCCCAGCCTGGCATTGTGAATTGTCCGGCGCCTTTCAGAATCCGGTCCACCATCTCACGCGGATTATCGGTAATGGCAGCCTTTTCATAAAAGAGGGCATTGGAGCCGTCCGGCAGTTCCTTGTACAGCTCCGTGCGGGTCCAGTCGAATACAGGCATGAAATTATAGCAGATGACTTTTACGCCCACTTTGGACAATTTGCGGATCGTGTCGATATAAATATCGATATATTTATCACGGGACGGAAGACCGATTTTGATATCATCATGAACGTTGACGCTCTCCACCACAGCTGTGCTGAAGCCTTTGGCAGTGATTTGATCCGCCACTTCCTGGATCCGTTCCATTTCCCACACTTCACCGGCTACTTTATCGTGCAAAGACCAGACGATACCCATAACCCCCGGAATCTGCCGGATATGGTCAAGCGTAATGTTGTCATTGCCTTCACCATACCATCTCCACGTCATGTTCATTGATAGAACCTCCTCTGATTTAACCTATGGTATCTTGTATACAAGATTTCCTTGATCATAAAATACAGCCATTAAGTTGTCAATATATCTTTCGAAACATTATCGTTTACTTTAATAAACCTCTACAATGATGTATACTAGGTCTTAAAAACGACAATGGAGCAGGAGTACAATGTCAATTAAAGAAGAAATTATGAATTCGCTAAAGAACGAAATTCTTACCCTGACGCTGAAACCCGGTACCATTCTAAGTGAGACCGCCTTGTCCGAACGGTTTCAGATATCAAGAACACCTTTACGCGATGTGCTGAAGCAGCTCAGCCGGGAGTCCTACATTGATGTCTATCCCAAAAAGGGCAATTTGGTCTCTTATATTGACCTGGAGTCGGTCGAACAGATTATTTACCTGCGAAGCGTTCTGGAAAAAGAGATTATCAAATATCTGTCCACTCATCTTGTACTCAAAGGCGTACATGAACTGAAAGATATTTTGCAGCAGCAGAAAGCCGCCATCCATGAAGAATCGGCCACAGAGCAGTTTCTCCGCCTGGACGATGCATTCCACGCTGCCCTGTTCAGGTTAGCCGGCCGGGAGTTCCTATGGAATCTGATTCAGCAGTCCAATGTGCATTATGAAAGATACCGCAGACTGCACATGCTGAGAACGGAGAAGCTTGAGGAAATCTGGAATGAGCATCAGCGTATCCTTGAATACATGATGCAAAAGGAAACCGAGTCCATTGATGCGTTGATTCATCACCATCTGCGGGAGGATATCAATTCGCTATACCTGCAGGAGAACTTCTCGGAGTACATCAGAGCATAAATGAAAAAGGGCTGTCTCCACAGTAGAAACTTCTACTGTGGAGACAGCCCTTTATTGTTCGTACATGTACCAAGCATAGTGAAACCTATGTATCGTGCTCCAGCCTAATCCGTAATTCCAAAATCATGAAGCAGCTGCTGCTTGTCGAGCGCAGGCAGACCCAGCGGTTCGCGAAATTTCTGCAGCTTCACCAGCAGATCCTCTTCTTTGGCATAGACATAAGGGCTCTTCCAGACCGAATCCAGTGTAATCAGCTCACTGGATGAAGGCTTCATGGATTTATAATTCAGAATCCAGTCACGGAGCTGAACTTTGTCGATATCGGTGCGGATATTCTCCCCCAGGATGTCGATGATATCCCCCAGCTGAGCGAGCCCGTTAACAGAATCCAGCTTGCCCAGAATCAGGTTCAAGACCTCCTGCTGCCGCTCATTGCGGGATATATCTGAGGATTCTGCCGTTCCCCGGTTCGACTTGCGGTAACGGACGAAATCCAGCACTTCCTTGCCGCTTAAATGCTGCATCCCTTTAGTCAGATTAATGTTCGTTCCGTCCGCATTATCCACATAGCGCATATTCATCGGCACATCGATATCCAGTCCGCCAAGCTCATCCACTATGCTGCTGAACGCCTCAAAATTAACCAGAATCATATGGTCAATGTCGACCTGCAGAATGCTGCTGTAGAACTCCTTGGTCTTGCTTAGAACCTCACCTTTGTTATGTGAGTAATAATAAGCGTAATAATAATTGGCCTTATGCGTGCCGATATCACTGCTTGTGATCTTCATGTCACGGGGGATGGACAGGATGGACAGCTTTTTGCTCACAGGCTCATAGACCACCGGCATCAGCACATCCGTATTCAGCGTCCCTCCGCTGCCACTCCGGTTGTCCACACCAGCGAGTAAGAACGTGAGCGGTTTATTCTCATCCACGGCATCCGCAGCATCAGCCTCGGCCGAAGCTCCAGGCATAGGCGATGCAGGACTTGCCGTTTCACTGGGAGTCGTTCCCGATGCCGAAATCCGGTCAAGTGCCCGTTCAGCCTTATAATACAAAGTTCCTGCATAAACAGCTCCAGCGATCAGACACGTACCCAGCACAGCGGTTACACTAAGCAGCGTTTTGCGGTTACGTGATTTGCTGCGCTGCGCTTTCCTTCTCTTGCTTCGTTCTTGCATTCCCTTCCTCCTGTTTACTTTCATTAGTATAAGGAATTATAGCATAGACCGGTGTTAATGCTCAAAAAATGGCAGAGATCAAGCTGACCGCTTGTGCCTTTCACAAAATACTCTTTACAGGCAAGTTGCTGATTAAATAGCCTTCCGGCAGACAAAAACCGCAGCCAAACCGGCTGCGGTTTCCATCATTTGTAACCTGAACTATTTGCTTAAGTGTGAAAATAATTACAGCTTGACCATTTGCCCCGTTTTCTGGGATTCGAATGCAGCCAAAATAACTTTCAGGGATCTCAGACCTTCTTCCCCAGAGATCGCCGGAGGTGTATTCGTTACGATGGATTTCACGAAATCATCAATGACACCGCTCGGCACTTGTTTTTCATTGGTCGCCATAGCGCCCACTTTGTAGGTCTCGACCGTACCATTCGTAAGCTCTACGATCACTTCGTCACCCTCTACAGTACCAATCTTCATCACGCCATGCTCGCACCATAACACGGTACTGTTGTCCCCGCCTCTGTATTGTGTCCAGCTGGCAACCAGTGTTCCGATGGCGCCGCTCTTCATACGCAGGATGCAGGCTGCGTTATCATCGACTTCCGTGCCTTCTTTGTGTAAAGTGCTGATAAAGCCGGCAACTTCGGATACTTCGTCGTTCAGCAAATAACGGATAAAGTCTGATTTGTGTACGCCCAGGTCGCCCATCGCACCCATGATTGCTTCTTCTTTGCGGAAAAACCAGCTGTCTGCACCGTCTACACTCCAGCCCTCCGGACCGGGGTGCCCAAAGGACGTGCGGAATGTAAGCACTCTGCCCAGTTTGCCGGAGTCGAGAATTTCTTTGGCCTTCACATGAGGCGGCATCAACCGCTGATTGTGTCCAACCATCAGGTACACTCCGTTTTTACGGGCAGCTTCGATCATCTGCTCACCTTCTTCAGCGGAGCATGCCATGGGTTTTTCCACCAGAACATGTTTGCCTGCATTGGCAGCCGCAATAGCCAATGAAGCATGCAGATAGTTCGGTGTACATACGCTGACCGCATCCACTTCTTCATTAGCCAGTAATTCCTCGTAGCTGGCATAACCTTTGCCGCCATAGGTTTCGGCCATCTTCTCGGCGCGCTCAATGATAGGATCTGCAAAAGCAACCAGCTCTACGTGTTCACTCGCTGCATACTCTGGAATATGTCTGCGCTCGGCGATGGCGCCGCAGCCGAATACAGCAACTTTGATTTTTTTCATGTTAAATAGCTCCTTTAAGCAATGGATTATTATTTGTTTAAATAGTTTTGTTTAAGCCAGCTATAGCTGTTCGATATACTTTCAAGCGGCGGGTTCTGACAGACATCCTGCTCCACGATCAGCCATTGCACCCCCGCTTTCGCTGAGGCCTCAATAACCGCAGGCAGATTAACGGAACCTTGTCCCAATTCAAGCGTTATCATCTGACCCTGCTCGTCTGTACTGAAATCCTTCAGATGGAGAAGCGGCAGACGTCCGGCATATTTGTGGATATACTCGATCGGATGATGTCCAGCGAATTGTACC carries:
- a CDS encoding serine hydrolase domain-containing protein produces the protein MQRNYWPTSEWLQAPDPATLRKDAEKLTALDPIIKSEYSNINGIVVVRNGYMAYENYYNGYGPEDTHHVASVTKSVISALVGIAIDAGYIRNVDQKVLDFFPEYAQGAADKQKQEVSIRHLLTMTAPYSFEDWQEPLDKMCMQPDWVKYTLDILGQQGSIGTFKYSTAGAHLLSAILTRSTGKSAREFANECLFKPIGMKEIPDYKMKSFGFEDLFGENVRGWVADPNGNSTGGWGLTLSPRDMARFGLLYLNGGIWDEHEVVSGAWTRESTAMNPNKYGYLWWLRQEDGISAYLAMGDGGNVICCIPEKDLVVAIASEFMMNPRDRWTLINYFIGK
- a CDS encoding MerR family transcriptional regulator, giving the protein MLSIGDFSKICEVSTKTLRYYDEMGLIKPDEINPENGYRYYSIRQLKKMLFINRLKSYHFSLEEIKALLDWEEDQSDEKLRSALDRKKREIEDKLKAFEQTLQQISNDILNVEKGLPIMSYMDDIEVQLVETRPINMLYMRQMMSRDDYAFGYGKYFSRLYEKIATEKLTSLGTPMTIYHSAEYNPASNDIEFAIPVKETVNGTRNLPGGLCAKSVLKGSYSELTSVYAKLREWIENEGYVMVKSPYEIYVTDPYQGTGPEDHVTEIYFPVKKI
- the uxaC gene encoding glucuronate isomerase, whose protein sequence is MKPFIHEDFLLQSEEARILYHEYAEALPIIDYHCHLDPKAIADNKRFNNIAEVWLGGDHYKWRALRTFGIEERYITGNASDEEKFAKWSEVLPYTVGNPLYHWSALELKAYFGVEEQLSQDNWRKIYDHCNTLIAQDGFTARGLITRSRVKWICTTDDPVDDLRYHEQIAGDKEFKTGVTPTFRPDKALLIEAESFPGYVANLEQTVGYAITSYELMERALLERIEYFDQQGCMISDHGFSHLPYAEAPPSVLETIFSKRLSGETLSRLECDQYATALFLAMGRKYAAHDWAMQLHIGAIRNPNTRMFRELGPDTGFDIIGDRSYADNLYKLLDGLDRTGELPRTILYNLNAVQNDVLAAMAGSFQGEGVKGKIQFGSGWWYNDQKDGMIKQITSLSNLGLLSCFVGMLTDSRSFLSYTRHEYFRRILCNHIGGWVTSGEAPRDLSFLGGIVQDICYHNANRYFQLT
- a CDS encoding mannitol dehydrogenase family protein, coding for MLRLSRSSISDEAAWKAAGVELPRFDFDQVAKNTQAKPEWVHFGAGNIFRGFVANAHQKLLDSAKADTGIIAAETFDFEMIDKVYKPYDNLTLLVLMNARGDFQKKIVSSIVEGIAADKNREADYRRLTEVFENPSLQMASFTITEKGYSLTGPNGQYLGIVEKDIAGGPEQPVHAMSIVASLAYRRYLKGQYPMTFVSMDNCSHNGDKLKNGVVTIAKEWAGKGLVEEGFVTYLEDERLIAFPLSMIDKITPRPSETVQAALLEQGIGDMDVIVTSKNTYTAPFVNAEISEYLVIEDKFTNGRPALEEAGIIFTDRDTVNNVETMKVTTCLNPLHTALAVSGCLLGYTLIADEMKDDTLRKFVEIIGYKEGLPVVVDPGILSPKQFLDEVLTERFANPFIPDTPQRIATDTSQKVGIRFGETIKSYIRREDLDPAQLTAIPLAIAVWCRYLLGVDDEGKPFTLSPDPLLEVLQGHLQGVSLGATAVNVRPILEDGQLFGVRLYDIGLGEKIEGMFLEMLAGPGAVRSTLEKYLK
- the uxuA gene encoding mannonate dehydratase, whose product is MNMTWRWYGEGNDNITLDHIRQIPGVMGIVWSLHDKVAGEVWEMERIQEVADQITAKGFSTAVVESVNVHDDIKIGLPSRDKYIDIYIDTIRKLSKVGVKVICYNFMPVFDWTRTELYKELPDGSNALFYEKAAITDNPREMVDRILKGAGQFTMPGWEPERLAKLDELFAAYADVTEDKLFENLKYFLERIIPVCEEVDIKMAIHPDDPAWPIFGLPRIIRNREMIRRFLDLVDSPYNGLTFCTGSLGTNPENDLPAMIREFHDRIHFAHIRNVKVFENGDFIEVSHRGRDGSVDVAEVVKAYHENGYTGYVRPDHGRHLWGEEKNCRPGYGLYDRAMGIMYLLGVWDSLDNVKGAN
- a CDS encoding GntR family transcriptional regulator; this translates as MSIKEEIMNSLKNEILTLTLKPGTILSETALSERFQISRTPLRDVLKQLSRESYIDVYPKKGNLVSYIDLESVEQIIYLRSVLEKEIIKYLSTHLVLKGVHELKDILQQQKAAIHEESATEQFLRLDDAFHAALFRLAGREFLWNLIQQSNVHYERYRRLHMLRTEKLEEIWNEHQRILEYMMQKETESIDALIHHHLREDINSLYLQENFSEYIRA
- a CDS encoding LCP family protein, with the protein product MQERSKRRKAQRSKSRNRKTLLSVTAVLGTCLIAGAVYAGTLYYKAERALDRISASGTTPSETASPASPMPGASAEADAADAVDENKPLTFLLAGVDNRSGSGGTLNTDVLMPVVYEPVSKKLSILSIPRDMKITSSDIGTHKANYYYAYYYSHNKGEVLSKTKEFYSSILQVDIDHMILVNFEAFSSIVDELGGLDIDVPMNMRYVDNADGTNINLTKGMQHLSGKEVLDFVRYRKSNRGTAESSDISRNERQQEVLNLILGKLDSVNGLAQLGDIIDILGENIRTDIDKVQLRDWILNYKSMKPSSSELITLDSVWKSPYVYAKEEDLLVKLQKFREPLGLPALDKQQLLHDFGITD
- a CDS encoding Gfo/Idh/MocA family protein: MKKIKVAVFGCGAIAERRHIPEYAASEHVELVAFADPIIERAEKMAETYGGKGYASYEELLANEEVDAVSVCTPNYLHASLAIAAANAGKHVLVEKPMACSAEEGEQMIEAARKNGVYLMVGHNQRLMPPHVKAKEILDSGKLGRVLTFRTSFGHPGPEGWSVDGADSWFFRKEEAIMGAMGDLGVHKSDFIRYLLNDEVSEVAGFISTLHKEGTEVDDNAACILRMKSGAIGTLVASWTQYRGGDNSTVLWCEHGVMKIGTVEGDEVIVELTNGTVETYKVGAMATNEKQVPSGVIDDFVKSIVTNTPPAISGEEGLRSLKVILAAFESQKTGQMVKL